TAGGTTATACATATACGTATCTAATCGCAGTTTAATCGAAAAATTACCGGGTGACatgataaattttgtatttaggtCCTTGCCGCCCTTACAGTAGTGGAAAGAgactaaatgcaaaatttaccATGCCGCCGTTTCCGGCTGTTCGTCGCGACCGAGTGGCCGTTTGTCACGTCACCTTTTCGCCCTCCCAGAGGACGGTAGGTGgttagttttgtaatttttgaaatgcaaaattaaatttgtaaattatttaataaatctatactattataaaaagcggtaATGATTctgccaaaaattttcatccgtCTATGCTGACGTCATCCATATGTCATGATGacgtcagcagcagcagcaacctcGCGCGCCGGGCCGAGTCCGTCGGATAAATGGCTCGCGCTTCGCCCGAGCGGGTCAGGTTCGTGTTGGCCCGAGTTATCGCGCACGCCAAGCCGAGTGCCGGAGTCTACCGCGCGCTTGCTTGACACGAATGGGAAAAAAAGGTCGACAGCTGGTTCGAACTTGCGCGGATGGAGCCAACCAGACTACAGGTATGCTTTCTTAACCACTTATGCATATCAACCTTTCGTACCTTAATACACTTAATTATGCTAGGACCTAAACAAAAGATGTCCAGGCAGGACTTTTATTTCTTTACCCATtctcattctttttatttttttaccttttctttttttctaccCAATCTCaacttttttgtgtgtgtattcTCTGCATAAAATGGTTTGtgtagaaacttttttatcttttctacacattctcattttttgtgtgttttgtaCACATTCTgaaacttatttatttttgcttttctagccaatcttaaatttatttgtgtttttctctacacacaatgtttatatttaattttattacattagataaaaaataaagggacTAGGGCCTAGAGAAATTGGTTGAGAATGACATAACGAGGTTTAGCGTACGCTTCTCAAATCAATTATACATTAACCATTATTTACTATTTCCGGCTaaacacataatttatttttaaaatttatttaaatttggataattaaAATTAGCTTGACCCGGTGCAACGCACGGgtattttttagtaaaattaaaaattttaaaaaaattccccgCTCACTCGTTGTGGCCGAGATCTCTCCTTTTGCGTGACACACGTACCTTAGCTTTACAGCCTGCGTGCGCACGCATTGTGCTTCAGCTGGGCCTCGCCCCCGTTCTTGGGCTTCCTCATCCGGCCTGCAACGCCTCGCATCCACGCGTGCGCGGCCGCTCTCGGCCTTTACGGTCAGACTGAGCACGATAAGCCAAAAACGACACTTCACCAATACACTAATCGTTTTTTTGAACTTCTCTAAATAATCTCATTGCAAACATAGACCACACAATATTAGGGCATCCAAATGCATTTCCAAACACGATCACAAATGCACCAGACTACTAAGCAATCACTATACGATTCCATATCATATTCcaaagatcattttttttatacttaatgaggtaccactgttttctatgtaaaatttggtatcttttaaataatatttttaaggtataaagagatattaaattttatataaaaaacagtggtcaaggatgggaaaaattcCCTATTCCAAATCAAGGCATCCACATGCATCTCCATGTACAACCATAAATGCACCAGAGTACTCATCAATCTCAATACGACTCCATATCATATTccaaatcaaaaattttaatcatatattaggTAGCCCGTGAGAGAAATCGGACACTTAAAAACaacgtgatttttttggaCTTTTTGGAATCGGACACTTACATCTGAAGGTCTAAAAAAGAATCGGACACTTAAAAAGAACGTGATTTTTTGGAATCGGACActgtttataagaaaaaaaaagaaaattaatcgGATGAAAGATCAATCGGACGAATATTTGCTACGACAGAAAAGATCTGGTCAACAAatcagattttttattttctccctATGTAGTGACATATCAAatcaataacaataaaaaaaggaaagatcaATCGGAAATATCAATGTTTCTATCAGAGAAACTAGAacttaaaaacagaaaaaaaattggaaaagaaaTGAAAGGAAATCAGGACTCTGGAAATGGACTGTGTGAAACAACTTGGATATCATGTGagaaaaagatttatttgttaccaatttattttgtaaatgaTGATGAAAATGAACGGTTGGATATCGtacaaaattaatcatatatgcctaaaattatttgatttattataaaagtgAACGTTGTGTTATTTGAAACAGATTATGAACAATcataaataagtaatatatatgaaagataTGTGAAAGAATGTAACTAGATATGAAGATAAGATGACAATATTAGTATGAAGACAGAGGGAAGAAGAGATATTATGCCATAAATTTTTGTACAACTTTGACCTATTATAGTATTATTGTTGGATCTATTATGTTATTatgataatataaaaagagTCACTGTTTTACTTTGCGTAGAgcatcaaatataaaagtttgatctaagTTAGATCgagtttaaaactatattacaattcaatataaaactatatttaatattatataaaaaatttcataactACGCGGCCACAGTACTAgttcaattatatttttataggccTACATAAAGCTACGGAATCCACTAATCCCGATGATATGTGGACAGTCCATGGCATTTTAACACACCGGTTAATCCACTTTCCATTAATTTCTCTCCAACCTACCAGTTAAGTACACATGGAATTTGTTATCAGTTACCCAATACAACACTGAACACCACAATACCACATCACCAAACATCAGAATTTAGACACATGGTTAAGGAATAATAAACTGGCACAAATCGGCTCCGGTCAGTCGTCACAGCTTGCGCTTTTTTTGTGTCACAACCTGCTGAGGACCACCCCAATCTGGAGGCTCTtcacctcctccctctccatcGACGCCGTGACGAGCTCGGTGTACTTGGCGAAGAGCGCGTCGACGATCTCCGGGCCGAAGTGGTGGCTGAGCATGGACTCCTGGATGGCCCTGATCGCCATCGACACCGTCCTGCCGTCCTCCttcgcgtcgccgctgctgctcAGGTTGATCTCGTACGTCTGCACGTAGTCCAGCCTGAACGACCCCTCCCGCcgcacctcctcctcgatcTCCCCTATCGATGGCGCGTAGAACGGCACGTTGTACGCGTCCACCCTGTCCTCCTCGACCAGCCCCTGCAGCGACCCGTGCAATTGGCGTCAGGTCAGATCAAAAACTAAAGACACGCACACTGTTCACTTGTCAGTTCTCAACACTGTTGCGATGGGCAGTAGCTCGATCTCACCTGCTCGACCAGCGAGACGAACGACTCGGAGAGGAGCTCCCAGAGGAAGGTCGTTCTCCTGTCGATGTAGCCGTCGGCCTGCCTGCCGAGCATGGCGAGGACCATCCGGCCGCCGGAGAAaacctccgccgcgcgcgatTTCAGGAACAGGCTGAAGTCTCTCTGAAACTGCCTCAGGTAGGCCATTGGCACGGCCAGAGGGCTCGTGCTTGATATGTACATCTTCCCCTTGTTGATCGGCACGTTCACCTCGTCGAAGAGTCCAGGAGGGACCTGAAATATATGGACAGTTAATTAGCCCACTAAAACACCGACTAATCGCTTGATCAAATGAGGAGCTATGCATAGCAAACAATGCAATATTGTCAGAGGAGTTAGTACCTGAGAGAGCCAGTGCAGGCTGGAACAGGAGCAGACAAAGTGCACGCTCTTGGCGGGGAAGAGCCTCCCGTAGAAGGAGCCCGGGACACCGGAGAGGAACACCATGGGGCGGCCCCACTCGTCGGACTTGGCGGCGGCCTTGAGCCGGTCGGTGAACTCCGGCAGGCTGAAGAAGATGGTGTTGAAGTCGTTCGTCGGGAGGTCGTTGAGGAGCACAGAGaactccggcggcggccgcgacgaCCGGCAGCAGATGCGGCTGATGCTCCCGATGATGTCCTCCGCAAGGCAGAGCGCGTTCGGGCCCGACGAGCACCcgaggtcggcgacggcgaaccGCTCCGGCATCTGCGACAGGTACACGTCCGCCGCGGAGTTGGTGATGAGGCTCTTCAGTGTGTCCATGCCCCTTCTCTGCAAGAACGGCCAGCCACACCATCGATCGATGCACCATGCACGCTCAGAGATCAGAACTACTCGGAATGCACGTACTGatcaaaaaaagaatcaacgGCTATGAGCTGCAACGTCAAGCTGCTCACCTGAAGCGACGAATTCTGCGCGTAGCTGGTCTCGCCGAGGCCTTCCTTCATGTGGAGGATGGTCTCCACGTTCATGAACGGGATCTTGTCGGAGCAGTGGAGCAACGAGGACGCCATTTCCTGTGACCTGTgatcatgcaatgcaatgcgtACATGTTCAGGACTCTGTTTTTCTATACCGTTTAGCAcatgacaaaaataaagaaaaataccgTATCTACTTAGGGCACTCAATACAGAGAACTATATTAGAACGTATGCAGTTACTGACAGACAGTTGTTGCACGCGATGTGCAAAAGAGAGATTCTTTAGAATAATGTGATAGTAATATGGGCATCTAAGTTTAGGCCGCTTTACGCAAACAACGCGCGATATGTCTAACTCAGATCTCCTTTTTGGCTCAAGTTTGGTGTGACCGACCGAGCAACCGGGTTTCAGATAAAGTACAATTCTGTCAGTCTCTTCAAGGACACATGGGCTCGGATTCGATATTATCATATCACCGCAGTACGGCGAAAGATTTGACTCCCAGGAGAAAAACAACGTGAAAGTGGGGAGAGTCCGGAGGTGCAACAGGAGATAAAAGCTGGTGCAAAACCATTGGTCCGGACTTCTCCTTCCCcgaaaaatgaagaaaaatattccaTGTTATGTTCCTTCTCAAACACCTTTGTTCTAAACTGATACCCTGTCTAGTATGGCCGCTAAACACAATTGCAAGTTGCAATGATCTGCTTCACATGCACCTCGGGGGAGGCATGCAGTTTCCATGTTTGAACAGGCAGCATAGATGCAGCTCCTGAAAGCCTTTGCCCTTTGCTAATGAGCAAGATTtgacaaagtaaaaaatggaAGGTTCCTGATGAAATGGAAAGTAGGCAACACAACACAGACTGCTTGGCTTAACTAAACACACGCAGAACATAGCAGAGTAGCTAGCAGTGATTCTCCTCTTGACTCTTGAACTAGTAAACCAGTACTACAACAAGTGATGGTGTGGAGAAGGCAATGCCATTTGCATATCCGTATGAGAGCTGCCATTCCGTAGCCGAAATTAACCAGCCCTTTTGAGGAAACATACCTAGGGTTTCCAGACAGGATCTGCCGGCCGGGCCTCCTCCACCGAGCTGCCCACTAGGTAATACGGTGCCTAGCTGCTAGCAGAGAAGCTTTGGCCTTGCCTTGGCATCTGCAGTGCTCCCTCCTCGGGGTATTTATAGGCAGGCCAACGGAATCAGAATAGCCGGACCCGTCGTGAGCCTTGTGGCTCCAGCCATCGGCAAGAGTCCTCAACTTGCACGAACTGTGCGCACACGCACCCGACCACATAAGAGCAACATGGCGAAATAAATATCAGCTGGCTGGCTCGCACTGCCTATAGCTATATGTGCCTATGAGCATATGATAATTTACTGCTAAGATATTATCATCTCTATTATTATCATGGAACAGCCTAGGTTCCGGTTAGTCATGGACTTATCGGTGGACCAAATATGAAAAACCAGTGACCCGCGCATATTGCGTGGCTAGCATCGTTACAAATTATAGCACATAGGGTcttttatcttgataataattacttttaattgttaatttaaatttaaatttttctaaattatatttttacatggaacctTATTTACATGTATTCTAAGCTGTACTTGcacataaactcttttctacataatatttaatttataattcaaattttagatacttataaattgtatttatatattgacttTTTCTCTTGATTTTTCCCAatttttaactgaaattttggatatttcctaattgtatttatagataacatctttcctcaatatcaattattttaaaaattttaatcgagatttgatttttttctaaatcgTATTTACACACagactcttttttatttttctttatttttaattcttaaattgTCTCTAATCTAATTCTATTTAACCGGAATTATAgatgtttttaattatattattcatgttttatcatctaataaaaataaaattattaattataaaaaaattaaataagataaagactATAAATTATGAAACATCCGGTTGTTCGCGCATACCGAGTAGCTATGAGATAAAGAGACAGATATTCAGTGTGACGGAGCGGTCTGCATCTTCTTATAGAACTCTACGATGTCCGCCACAGCAGGCGACGCGCCATGGATGACGTCCATGGCCTCGTAAcgctttgatttttttttctttccatgcccaattccaaaaaatattatctttttttttcttttttatctcctATTTTTCTAGCTCGTGACAGTATACGTGGTTTTTAGATctttccaaattgtatttatggaTGGACTTttctcaatatcaattattttaaaatttttaatccaagatttgaattttttaaactgtatttacacgtggactcttttttattatttttatttacttttaattCTGAAACTATAGTTctatttgattctttttaaccagaattttagatgtttttaaattatatttatagatggactcttccctcCATATCAATTatgttaaactttttaatctgagatttccaaattgtatttatagatggactcttccctcaatatcaattacattaaaaaatttatccgagatttagatttttctaaactttactacgcatggactctttttattattttctttatttttaattgatcttttctttccttgtctgattttaaaaataacattatctttctttgattttcaTTGTCCGATTCAAAAGAAActgttcttttctctttttttcctcaaatGTTGATCAGGATTCTATAAGAAAACTTGATCAGTctgattcatatttttttctttttctgattgattgtttttcttctttttctccaaTGTCCGATTGATTAATTACCTCGTGCAGTCGTGCACGATCGATCTGCTTAATTTGCAGAGCAATTTGCCAAATCAAAGCTAAATGGAACATTAATTACATGCCACTAATGTGATTGATTGCTAtccgattgtttttttttctttttgtttgtttgatatttttcttttccccctatttttttccattaatCTTAGAATTTTTAGCCCATGAGAGACAATGTGGATGTACcttttcctattactttatatatatatatatttatatatatatatatataatagatacgTCAATCAATGTATTAgcagagaaaaaataatatatggtccagacttttatatttttgttctaaGCGACTTAAACACCAATGCTGAAAAAGAAACTacgttaaaaaaatctcaaagacaaatccaaaataaagttctaaaatttaaaattaggcAACGACATGCATTTTAGGCCAACTGGTGAGGCCCTCTTTTCTTTGAATGGCCCGAATTACATTGAGATTTGTGCAATTCTCTCCACCTCATCTCTTCTTCATTCCATATACAGGCATATGCAATCAACAACCTCCTCTTTGAAGTTGCTGCCACTGCCCTACCTCATGCATTGCCCATGGTTCACGGGTATTGACAAGCTTCACTTCACCTAACTACCCTCCTTTCCATCTCCCTACCTATCTTCCTCCCTAAACCGGATGTCCTTGTGCCACCATCTTCCCCATCTCAGATGGCTCGTCATCTCCTTACCCTGGCCTCTCTCACCCCTCCCCTCAACACTGCTTGCATCTCCCCACCCCATCATCGAGGTCACATGAGGGCCAAGGTAAGGGGTACATGCAATAACCTAGATCCAGGGGGTTGGCGAAGGCCCGCCCGCAAAAATCTATTATCGTCCTGACATCTCGGTATTGTTTTAGCCATTGCAATCGATTGGAGTAGAATATGGAGATGTGGCTACATCCATTTGAAAGTTGACTTTGAGACATTTCCATCAATTACTCATACACGCAAACAGACTTCTAGATCAACAGATATGCTTGTTTGAGTTCGACATTGTGCAGCAGACCAAAGAAGAGACATATGCTCATCTCATCCTTCATTCCTGAGCACAATAACATCATCACAGTCAATTAGTACTATCTCATTCAATAAATTACCCTTTCTCAGAAATTTCATTTCTATCCCTGTTCTTtagtcatttgtgttgttaccctccgttctaaatcatagcaatatatatacaacaacaAAAGCAATATTATTGTTAATTCATCTTCAGTTTAACAGAacacctaattttttttaaaaaaattgatagagTTTTATCAGAAATTGGGTACAAATTTAACAACAGTTAGATATAGCATATCACGTCaaattttatcatgtaattCCACATATTACAAGTCCAAAATAGCCCTCCCTcctagccgccgcctcccctgcCAAGCCGCCGTCAGTGCAGCCAACTCTCAACCCGTGCTCAGATTTGGAAAATGCCACTCCAAACTGTCCCCTTCTCTCTAGTTATAATAAGAGCAAAATTGTCGTTACAAATTTGGAaattaattctattttttttaactgattATATTTCACAACTAACGGTCTTATAACTTCCATCCAAAAGAGGGGCATCTAGTTcgtttagttcaaaaaaagTAGAGGCAAAtacgaaaaccctaaaaatgaGGGATAAAATTAGTATTAGACTTCGAAATAAAGGTAAGAATGGAATTGTCCCTTTTGTATTCTATTCTAgcataaaattgaaaaaaaacgtATGTAATATATTAGTGTAATGGTACAATATGCCTGATTGGTAAGACATATAAAGCATATTGTTTTAGTTTCATGTGAACAAAATGGCACGCGAGCGGTTTCGAGTTGTctatgacaaatatttttgcagGTGGTCTGGCTAAGCCACCTAAGAGCAAGGTCGGTATTTGCCTAAGGGTGTCTTAATTAGATTGTCCGCGAAAAACTTCTTCACAGACGGCCATAACAAGTGAACCGCCCATGAGGATCGATCTTCACCTATGATTGACCAGACAcgtaagaaaataaatatttttcacacgTATCCTTTCTCCTAGGCAGGCCGACCAGCCGTCTACAAAGATCAATTTTGGGCGTCTATTCCAAGTAATAGTGGGTCTCATCACTCTATCGTCCCACCACCGCCTATCACCAACAGTGACAAATGTAGTCAACGAAATTAGAAGAATCTGAACAAGTTAGAATGAGTTTTAGCCCTCTATCTTTCTATTgatttttgcacaaaattttagAGAGATCTTCGTGGAGACTTTAATAGCTTTAACGGGTAGCGGGGACTCGAGCTCCTACCGCTCCATGCTATATCCGCCCCTAATCGCCAATGCCCACGTCCGAGGCCATCTCTCTAAGCCCAAATTTCCCCTACCGTTAGCCCCTCTCCCACCCTGATCCTATCCCAAAACTTGAACTAGTAAGTTTTTTCCTCAAAGTTTCGAGCCATCACAGTAATGTCAGAGAAAAGAACATCACCATCGCCACTGATTTCGTTCCCCCCATCCATCCACACCCTCCACGAATTCAGTGCTAGGTTAAATGCGAAAGGTAAAtgatttttcacataaaatcTAGCCATTCCCTATTATTATATTGCGATACGATCGATACGTACGTGCATATGGACGGATGGGTGCGACACGGTGCAAGCAGCCGGTGTCACGGCGAATCCATTCGTCTCGTGCATGCGCCaccccttcttttcttttcattttttcagtTTCGCTGTGCGGAGTACGTGGTGGCGTTGCGGGCAGAAGAAATCGGAGGACCATACGGTAGGTGGAGAGGCGTGGAGCCGCGTGCGCGCGCGGTAGTGGAGCGTGCAGGGCCGTCGCCTGGATGGCCCCCGCTTTTCTCCGGCTTTCTCCCGTTCTCCTCCGTGCTGAATCTCCCAGAGGCATCCCGCAGCCCAGCGGCCGGAGGGAAGCGGGGGGGCCCTGCTTGCTGACTGCGGCCTACGGAGGGAGGCTCGGATGGCctcctgcttctgcttctcAAGGGTGTTTATTTCTAgagacttatttttatttctagttacatcggatgtttagatactaatttaaagtattaaatatagactaataaaaaaactaatttcataaatgagagctaatccgcgagacgaattttttaagcctaattaatccataattagcaaatgtttactgtagcatcatatagtctaatcatggattaattaggctcattagattcgtctcacgaattagtccaagattatagatatgtgttattaatagtctacgtttaatactttaaattggtgtctaaacatccgatatgacatggggctaaaaagtttagccctatcAAAAACAACCCCGAAATCTCGGCCGATAGGTACGAGCTAAAAAGCTACTACTACAGTCATTTTCTACTGTGGTTTGTCCTTCAGTTTTGTTGCTTTGCTCCGAGGATGGGAACAGTCTAACAGATGAAGTGAGTTGGCgattttaattttctcttgCAGTGAATACTGTTCCAAGCAAAAGCTTCGTGTGGACTGTGGTACTCTACAGGTTATGGATTGT
This is a stretch of genomic DNA from Oryza brachyantha chromosome 1, ObraRS2, whole genome shotgun sequence. It encodes these proteins:
- the LOC102699449 gene encoding probable methyltransferase TCM_000336; protein product: MASSLLHCSDKIPFMNVETILHMKEGLGETSYAQNSSLQRRGMDTLKSLITNSAADVYLSQMPERFAVADLGCSSGPNALCLAEDIIGSISRICCRSSRPPPEFSVLLNDLPTNDFNTIFFSLPEFTDRLKAAAKSDEWGRPMVFLSGVPGSFYGRLFPAKSVHFVCSCSSLHWLSQVPPGLFDEVNVPINKGKMYISSTSPLAVPMAYLRQFQRDFSLFLKSRAAEVFSGGRMVLAMLGRQADGYIDRRTTFLWELLSESFVSLVEQGLVEEDRVDAYNVPFYAPSIGEIEEEVRREGSFRLDYVQTYEINLSSSGDAKEDGRTVSMAIRAIQESMLSHHFGPEIVDALFAKYTELVTASMEREEVKSLQIGVVLSRL